Part of the Cryptosporangium arvum DSM 44712 genome, CGGGGTTGGCCTTCGGTTTGGCGGCGTTGGATTGTCACGGCCGGGTCAACGACCGCCTCATCCTGGCCATGCTCGGCTGGGTGGGCGGGCAGCGGCTGGCGGTTCGTGAGGAGTCGGGCCTGATCGTGGTGGCCGCGGACTCGGGTGGCGCGTTCCGCGTGACCCGGCAGGGCCAAGACGTCAACACCGCGCCTGCCCGCCTCCGCGGCCCCGGCGAACGAGCCAACGCCGAGCTGAAGAGCTGGAAAGTCCACCGCATGATCCGCTCCAGCCCCAACCAAGCCGGACCGCTGATCAACGCCGTTCAGACCCTCATCCTGGCCAACTGAAATCAGCTCACTGTCCACAGTGTCAATTAGACGACGCTTCCTGGGAATGCGCGGGAAGGCTCGACATCCTCGGCCGAGTCACCGGAGAGACCGGTGAGAATCGGGGTAAACAAGTGATTCGTGTGCGCGCGCGCATCTTCGCGCTGCTGGCCACTGCGGTCGGCATGCTAGCGGTTCTTGCGCCGTCGGCGGCCGCCGCGGCCGAGGACGAGCCGCCGCTGTCCGCGACCCGCCAGCCCAGCCAGTTCAACTGGGCCGACGCGACGATCGACCTGCCGTGGACCGCGGCCGTGCTGAAGGACGGCACCACGTGCCCGGGAGGTCGGATCAACTTCACGCCCAGCGAGGAGAACCCTGCCTACGGACAGGCCACCGCGAACGGCATGACCTACCACATCACGCTGCGGGAGTTCGGCAACGTCTCGGGCACCACCGGGTTGTCCTCCCCAGAGGCGATCGTCTCGATCGGCTGTGGCTACACCTCGGGGACGAGCACGATCGCAGCCTCGTATGAGTACCTCTTCTACTTCAAGTGGAGCGGTTCGGGAAACAGCTCGAAGGGCGCCTTCTACCCGAAGGTGCGTGACTTCATTACCTCCAGCGATTCGTCGGGGAGCTCCCGCTACCTCGTGCAGCTGATCGACGGCACCGGCCCGGTCGACGGGCAACCCGGCAAGGTCACCGTCCGGCACTTCCTTTACCAGGTCGGCACCCACACCCGGACGTTCACCTGGACGGACGAGGGCTTCGTCGCGAATACGCCGCTGATCCGGTACCCCGAGGCGGACACAGCCCCGGTGTGACCGTGAGGTCGACCTGATCGACCTCCGTGCGCGGAGACCGGCCGCTGGCCGGTCACAAGGGCTCGCTCTCCGAGAGCGAGCCCTTGTGCACGTCCGCGGGCGACAACGCCGCGATGGAAAGCCTCGTCAGCCTGCTCCACACAACGTCCTCGACCGCCGCATCTGGACCACCCGCGAGGAACTGCGGATCGCGATCGTCACCTGGCTCGAACGCACCTACCACCGCCGACGCCGACAAGACCGCCTCGGCCGGTTGACCCCCCTCGAATACGAAATCATCCAGAGCCAGGCCGTCGAACAGGCCGCTAAAAGACCACGAGACATCCTTTAGACCGGATGCCCGCTACGGCGGATCGGTCGCTGTGGCGCTGATCGCCGCGGTGATGTCGTATCGGCACATGGCCGGGTTGCTGACCGCGTATGGGGAAGACCGGTTCAACGCGCATTTCGATCCGCTGGCCGTGGACGGGTCGATGGTGGTCAGCGGGTTCGCTTGCTGGCACTCGCTTCCGGGCAGCGCAGAGCTCTCGCCAGGCTCCCGGATCGCCGATCAGCTGCCGGCATCAACCTCTCCCGGTCGAGGACCGACCAGGTGCCGTCGTCGACCCCCGACCGGGCTGGCTCGGCTGCTCGGCGACCCAGCTCAGAAGCACTGCGAGGGCTTCGGCGGTGGGGGTGGCAGGGCGGGGCAGATAGGTGATCAGTGACCGATCCGGGCGCGCGGGCACGGTCAGCACCTGGTAGTCGAATTCCAACGCGCCCGCCACCGGGTGAAGGAGCTGGGCTGTGCCGAGCCGCTTCTCCCCGACGTCGCCGGTGGCCCACAGGTGCCGGAACGGGTCGCTGCGGATGGACAGCTCGCCGATCAGGGCGGCGAGTCGGGGGTCGTGGGGCCGGCGTCCAGTGGCGAGGCGCAGCTGGGCCACGGTCTCGGCCGCGACGGCGTCCCAGTTCACGTACAGCGATCGGGCCTCGGGGTGCAGGAACAGCTGGCGCGCGGTGTTGCGGGGCCGCGGCATGCCATCGACGTCGAAGACGGCCTCGGCCGCGGGGTTGGCGGCCAGGATGTCGAGGCGGTCGTTCATCAGCAGCGCCGGGACATCCGTGATCGCGCGCAGCAGCCGCACCAGCGGTTCGTCCGGCATTGCTGCCGCCGTGCGGGGCAGCGTGGTGGCGCGAGCGGGGCGGGCCAGGTTGCGCAGATGCTCGGTCTCGACGTCGGACAGCCCGAGGGCCTGCGCGACGGCGTGCAGGATCCGGTCGGAGACGTGCGCGGTGCGGCCCTGCTCCAGGCGTGTGTAGTAGTCCGGGCTGACTCCGGCGAGCAGCGCGACTTCCTCGCGGCGCAGGCCCGGCACGCGGCGGCGGGTCACGCCGGCAGGCAGGCCCACCGCACCGGGCTGGATGCGTTCGCGTCGCGTACGCAGGAATTCACCGATCGTCGCCTCCACCTGAGCGACGCTACGCCGCGTCCGGAGGCCCAGCGTGGTCCTGCGGGAACCAGGTAACGGCGCCCCTTCCTGGCCGCCGGTCGATCGGCCACCGTCAGGGACGCGTACCCACCATGGGGGCGCAGGACGAAAGGGGCGCAACGGATGCGCGCAGCAGTGGTGAGAGAGTTCGGCGGACCCGAGGTGCTCGAGGTCGTCGAGGTGCCGACGCCGGCGCCGGGCCCCGGTGAGGTGCTGGTGGCGGTGGCTGGTGCGTCGGTGAACTTCGCCGACGTCATGGTCCGTGCGGGCATGAACGTCCAGTACGGCGCCACCGGCGCCCGGGAGCAGTTCGGTCTGGGTTCGGACGTCGCCGGCACCGTCGCTGCCGTCGGTACGGGAGTCACCCGATTTGCCGCCGGACACACGGTCGTCGGCACCCAGGAGCGGTTGGACAGGTCGCTGGGCACCCAGGCGCAGTACGTTGTGCTCCAGGACTGGGAACTCGCGCCCGCCCCGGCCGGCATCGATCTCGTGGAGCTGGCCACCCTGGGGTTGAACGCGACCACCGCCGATCAGGCGCTGGACGCGCTGGCGCTCACGCACGGGCAGTGGCTGCTGGTCACCGGCGCCGCCGGGGCCGTGGGCCTGTTCGCCATCGAGCTGGCCCGGCTGCGAGGGTTGCGGGTGGTCGCCCAGGCCGGGCCAGGCGACGAGAAACTGGTCCGTACGGCGGGCGCGGACCTGTTCGTCTCCCGCCACGAGGACCTGGTGCCGGCCGTGCGCCGGCTGGTTCCCGG contains:
- a CDS encoding helix-turn-helix transcriptional regulator; the encoded protein is MEATIGEFLRTRRERIQPGAVGLPAGVTRRRVPGLRREEVALLAGVSPDYYTRLEQGRTAHVSDRILHAVAQALGLSDVETEHLRNLARPARATTLPRTAAAMPDEPLVRLLRAITDVPALLMNDRLDILAANPAAEAVFDVDGMPRPRNTARQLFLHPEARSLYVNWDAVAAETVAQLRLATGRRPHDPRLAALIGELSIRSDPFRHLWATGDVGEKRLGTAQLLHPVAGALEFDYQVLTVPARPDRSLITYLPRPATPTAEALAVLLSWVAEQPSQPGRGSTTAPGRSSTGRG
- a CDS encoding NADP-dependent oxidoreductase; the protein is MRAAVVREFGGPEVLEVVEVPTPAPGPGEVLVAVAGASVNFADVMVRAGMNVQYGATGAREQFGLGSDVAGTVAAVGTGVTRFAAGHTVVGTQERLDRSLGTQAQYVVLQDWELAPAPAGIDLVELATLGLNATTADQALDALALTHGQWLLVTGAAGAVGLFAIELARLRGLRVVAQAGPGDEKLVRTAGADLFVSRHEDLVPAVRRLVPGGVHGAIDAANLAAGAADAVRHGGAFVSLLNSAPMARRQVRMINLAWHTDAERLAKLAAYAGTGLISLRVAKTYPLEQIRDAHETLAAGGHRGRIVLIP